A stretch of Primulina tabacum isolate GXHZ01 chromosome 13, ASM2559414v2, whole genome shotgun sequence DNA encodes these proteins:
- the LOC142521700 gene encoding uncharacterized protein LOC142521700: MGRGHTEFSPLLPPTPITKHSEIDLESGTEDQIQCRICLETDGRDFIAPCKCKGTSKYVHRACLNHWRAVKEGFAFAHCTTCKAPYYLKADDIADRRWRTMKFRFFVTRDITFIFLAIQMVIALLAYLVYLIDGSQKFWLYLTCGFGSELSFYYVCGTVLFFAFLGLSGCFITCFDQRIRNDPAVPCRELQHCCCELGTCFDCQLPPTLSLWSTYSSRSESCDCASCECGCLEVNNEAGLPLLCIVAIIVICLFSVFGIFYSVLVATMVGQRIWQRHYHILAKRMLTEEYVVENVDDEMNEASWSPPPLAPDDVQQLKALGLL; encoded by the exons ATGGGTCGTGGGCACACCGAGTTTTCACCATTGCTGCCACCGACTCCGATCACCAAGCACTCGGAGATTGACCTTGAGAGTGGCACGGAGGACCAGATTCAGTGCCGAATATGCCTCGAAACTGACG GTCGGGATTTCATTGCTCCCTGCAAGTGCAAAGGGACATCTAAGTATGTTCACAGAGCTTGTCTGAATCATTGGCGCGCTGTTAAG GAAGGGTTTGCTTTCGCTCATTGCACAACTTGCAAGGCTCCTTATTATTTGAAAGCTGATGACATAGCTGATAGGAGATGGCGAACAATGAAGTTCAGATTTTTTGTTACAAGGGATATTACATTCATCTTTTTGGCAATTCAGATG GTCATTGCTCTATTGGCATACTTGGTGTATCTTATTGATGGTAGCCAGAAATTTTGGCTTTATCTAACCTGTGGTTTCGGCAGCGAACTTAGTTTCTACTACGTGTGTG GGACTGTATTGTTTTTCGCTTTTCTCGGCTTATCTGGGTGTTTCATTACTTGTTTCGATCAAAGAATCCGCAACGATCCAGCTGTACCATGTCGTGAATTGCAACATTGCTGTTGTGAGCTTgg GACGTGCTTTGACTGCCAATTGCCTCCTACTCTTAGTTTGTGGTCTACATATAGCTCCAGATCGGAAAGTTGTGATTGTGCATCCTGTGAATGTGGTTGCCTGGAAGTAAATAATGAAGCTGGTCTGCCATTATTATGTATTGTGGCTATAATTGTGATATGTTTATTTTCTGTATTCGGCATATTTTATAGCGTATTGGTGGCCACTATGGTTGGGCAAAGGATTTGGCAACGACACTACCACATACTTGCAAAAAGAATGCTAACAGAA GAATATGTTGTTGAGAACGTGGATGATGAGATGAATGAAGCCTCTTGGTCACCCCCGCCACTTGCTCCTGACGATGTTCAGCAGCTGAAAGCTCTTGGACTTCTCTGA